In Kogia breviceps isolate mKogBre1 chromosome 19, mKogBre1 haplotype 1, whole genome shotgun sequence, a single genomic region encodes these proteins:
- the CD7 gene encoding T-cell antigen CD7, with product MAGLLGLQLFPMLLVLPCNLAAQEVWQSPTYTIALEGDSVNITCSTRGPLLGIYLKQRWPKLSNVIYYENGREPTVDQRFQGRVTFSGLQHNLTISMHHMQLADTGDYACQAIMNSEVWGPGTLVVVTEKLPQTVNTCQETQLIHFALPTALAVGFFLVGLGLGAVCVLRRTQIQKLCCARDKNSVCVIYEDMSHSRCNTMSIPNQYQ from the exons ATGGCTGGGCTCCTGGGGCTCCAGCTGTTCCCCATGCTCCTTGTGCTCCCCTGCAACCTGGCTGCCCAAG AGGTGTGGCAGTCCCCCACCTACACGATCGCTTTAGAGGGGGACTCTGTCAACATCACCTGTTCCACCCGGGGGCCACTGCTTGGCATCTACCTGAAGCAAAGGTGGCCGAAGCTCAGCAACGTGATTTACTATGAAAACGGAAGGGAGCCCACCGTGGACCAGCGGTTCCAGGGCCGCGTCACCTTCTCAGGGCTGCAGCACAATCTGACCATCAGCATGCACCACATGCAGCTGGCCGACACTGGTGACTACGCCTGCCAGGCCATCATGAATAGCGAGGTCTGGGGCCCCGGGACGTTGGTCGTGGTGACAG AAAAACTGCCCCAAACAGTGAACACATGCCAGGAGACTCAGCTGATACACTTTGCCCTTCCCACGGCCCTGGCTGTGGGCTTCTTCCTCgtcgggctggggctgggagcagTGTGTGTGCTGAGAAGGACACAG ATCCAGAAACTTTGCTGTGCGAGGGATAAGAACTCGGTGTGCGTGATCTACGAGGACATGTCCCACAGCCGCTGTAACACCATGTCCATCCCCAACCAGTACCAGTGA